In one window of Sandaracinaceae bacterium DNA:
- a CDS encoding Mrp/NBP35 family ATP-binding protein: protein MSAPTLEALSAALAAVVDPTFGKPLGDLGTLSGVSLTGTVGAAQVRLSSPAEEVKQQVKQAIDRAAAAIGVTLVEVTFSVQVPTRDTTSEDPLPNVKNVILVMSGKGGVGKSTVATNLALALRRMGTRVGLLDADLYGPSLPTMLGITGRPHSTDGKRIAPLQRFGLKLMSIGFLLDEPKQAIIWRGPMLHGALQQFVNDVDWGELDYLVLDLPPGTGDVALTLAQKIKVTGAVVVTTPQEVALADVYKGVSLCQKVNLPILGVVENMSFFIDSAGVKHEIFGSGGGAKVAEYAKAPLLGQIPMDAQVREWGDKGTPVVQAAPESDAGAAFAAVADSLATLIAKQHFDRHGGDKAPAAEGRKRLKILR from the coding sequence ATGTCCGCGCCCACGCTGGAAGCTCTCTCGGCCGCCTTGGCTGCCGTCGTCGACCCCACCTTCGGCAAGCCCCTGGGCGACCTGGGCACGCTGTCGGGCGTGAGCCTCACGGGAACGGTGGGCGCCGCGCAGGTGCGGCTCTCCTCCCCCGCGGAAGAGGTCAAGCAGCAGGTCAAGCAGGCCATCGACCGCGCCGCCGCCGCCATCGGGGTGACGCTGGTGGAGGTGACCTTCAGCGTGCAAGTGCCCACGCGCGACACCACCAGCGAGGACCCGCTGCCCAACGTGAAGAACGTCATCCTGGTGATGAGCGGCAAGGGCGGCGTGGGCAAGAGCACCGTCGCCACCAACCTCGCGCTCGCGCTGCGTCGCATGGGCACGCGCGTGGGCCTACTGGACGCCGACCTCTACGGCCCGTCGCTCCCCACCATGCTCGGCATCACCGGCCGCCCGCACAGCACCGACGGTAAGCGCATCGCGCCGCTGCAGCGCTTCGGCCTCAAGCTGATGAGCATCGGCTTCCTGCTGGACGAGCCCAAGCAGGCCATCATCTGGCGCGGCCCCATGCTGCACGGCGCGCTGCAGCAGTTCGTGAACGACGTGGACTGGGGCGAGCTCGACTACCTGGTGCTCGACCTGCCGCCGGGCACGGGCGACGTGGCGCTCACGCTGGCCCAGAAGATCAAGGTCACCGGCGCCGTGGTGGTGACCACCCCGCAAGAGGTGGCGCTGGCCGACGTCTACAAGGGCGTGTCGCTGTGCCAGAAGGTCAACCTCCCCATCCTGGGCGTGGTCGAGAACATGAGCTTCTTCATCGACAGCGCGGGCGTGAAGCACGAGATCTTCGGCTCGGGCGGCGGCGCGAAGGTGGCCGAGTACGCCAAGGCGCCGCTGCTGGGGCAGATCCCGATGGACGCCCAGGTGCGCGAGTGGGGCGACAAGGGCACGCCCGTGGTGCAGGCCGCGCCCGAGTCCGACGCGGGCGCGGCCTTCGCGGCGGTGGCCGACAGCCTCGCCACGCTCATCGCGAAGCAGCACTTCGACCGGCACGGGGGGGACAAGGCCCCGGCCGCCGAGGGGCGCAAGCGGCTCAAGATCCTGCGCTGA
- the htpX gene encoding protease HtpX — protein sequence MKQVTLLVVTNFAVLMMLSGLLAVLRILGVIPPDLGLSSYTGMLVLSALMGFGGAFISLAMSKTMAKHATGAQVITQPRSEVERWLVETVRRQAQAAGIQMPEVAIYASDDMNAFATGMSKDSSLVAVTTGLLNRMTREEVEAVLAHEISHAANGDMVTLTLVQGVTNTFVYFIPRVLGDVIDSAVSRGEQRRGRGPFYFVIVMVMQFLLGILATLVVRWFSRYREYAADAGAARLVGADKMISALRRLKTSAPPQLPASMEAMGIAGNVGALFATHPSLDLRIAALGGATARRDGTWGG from the coding sequence ATGAAGCAAGTCACCCTGTTGGTGGTCACGAACTTCGCCGTCCTGATGATGCTCAGCGGGCTCCTCGCCGTGTTGCGCATCCTGGGGGTGATCCCGCCGGATCTCGGGCTCTCCAGCTACACCGGCATGCTGGTGCTCTCGGCGCTGATGGGCTTCGGCGGCGCGTTCATCTCGCTCGCCATGTCCAAGACCATGGCCAAGCACGCGACGGGCGCGCAGGTCATCACACAGCCGCGCAGCGAGGTGGAGCGCTGGCTGGTGGAGACGGTGCGTCGACAGGCCCAGGCGGCGGGCATCCAGATGCCGGAGGTCGCCATCTACGCGTCGGACGACATGAACGCGTTCGCGACGGGCATGAGCAAGGACAGCTCGCTGGTGGCCGTGACGACGGGCTTGCTGAACCGCATGACGCGCGAGGAGGTCGAGGCCGTGCTCGCTCACGAGATCTCCCACGCGGCGAACGGCGACATGGTCACGCTCACGCTCGTGCAGGGCGTCACGAACACGTTCGTGTACTTCATCCCGCGGGTGTTGGGCGACGTGATCGACTCGGCCGTGTCGCGGGGCGAGCAGCGGCGTGGGCGGGGGCCGTTCTACTTCGTCATCGTGATGGTGATGCAGTTCCTGCTGGGCATCCTGGCCACGCTGGTGGTGCGCTGGTTCAGCCGCTACCGCGAGTACGCCGCCGACGCCGGGGCAGCCCGCCTGGTGGGCGCGGACAAGATGATCAGCGCGCTCCGGCGGCTGAAGACCAGCGCGCCCCCGCAGCTGCCCGCCAGCATGGAGGCGATGGGCATCGCGGGGAACGTGGGCGCGCTGTTCGCCACGCACCCCTCGCTCGACCTGCGCATCGCCGCCCTCGGGGGCGCCACGGCGCGCAGGGACGGCACCTGGGGCGGGTGA
- the bioA gene encoding adenosylmethionine--8-amino-7-oxononanoate transaminase, which translates to MTPARSDLLAIDRRHLWRPYTSSEDHEALDPLVITRADGPYLYADDGRRYLDGSGAWWCNNLGHGHPRLREALVRQAQDMLHCSMAGTAHPAAVLLAEELVTLAPPGLTRVFYSDNGSTSVEVALKMAFQFWQQNGRPSRTRFLALPGGYHGDTVGAMSVGNVGAFNGLFAPLFPGGRAAAEGLPEPAHADDEAGWDALFDALEDTLRRDQDQIAGVIVEPMIQGAAGMRTYPARLLRRLREVTRAVDTFLICDEVFTGLGRTGAMWASTHADITPDLLCTAKGLSGGALPFSATLATERVFDGFRGDKTRALMHGHTFYGNPLGAAVAREVLAIYRDEQILERSQARCAQLATGFEALARLPGVKRTRALGMVAAADLGDGGYLAKLGWAVHDEARARGAQLRPLGDTVYVVPPLNITEGALDELLSVVHASVAAALETQRVRPSP; encoded by the coding sequence ATGACTCCCGCGCGCTCCGATTTGCTCGCCATCGACAGGCGGCACCTCTGGCGACCCTACACGTCCAGCGAGGACCACGAGGCGCTCGACCCGCTGGTCATCACGCGCGCCGACGGGCCCTACCTGTATGCCGACGATGGCCGCCGCTACCTCGACGGCAGCGGGGCGTGGTGGTGCAACAACCTCGGTCACGGCCATCCCCGTCTGCGCGAGGCGTTGGTCCGGCAGGCTCAGGACATGCTGCACTGTTCGATGGCGGGCACGGCGCACCCCGCCGCCGTGCTCTTGGCCGAGGAGCTGGTGACGCTGGCGCCGCCCGGGCTCACGCGGGTCTTTTACAGCGACAATGGCAGCACCTCGGTGGAGGTGGCGCTCAAGATGGCGTTCCAGTTCTGGCAGCAGAACGGGCGCCCCAGCCGCACGCGCTTCCTGGCGCTCCCGGGCGGCTACCACGGCGACACGGTGGGCGCGATGTCGGTCGGAAACGTCGGCGCGTTCAACGGCCTGTTCGCGCCCCTCTTCCCGGGCGGCCGCGCCGCGGCCGAGGGGCTGCCCGAGCCCGCGCACGCGGACGACGAGGCGGGCTGGGACGCGCTCTTCGATGCGCTCGAGGACACGCTGCGCCGCGACCAGGACCAGATCGCGGGGGTCATCGTCGAGCCAATGATCCAGGGCGCTGCGGGCATGCGCACCTATCCGGCGCGCCTGCTGCGCCGCTTGCGCGAGGTGACGCGCGCCGTGGACACGTTCTTGATCTGCGACGAGGTCTTCACCGGGCTCGGCCGGACGGGCGCCATGTGGGCCAGCACGCACGCGGACATCACGCCCGACCTGTTGTGCACCGCCAAGGGCCTGTCGGGCGGTGCGCTGCCGTTCTCCGCGACCTTGGCCACCGAGCGGGTGTTCGATGGGTTCCGTGGGGACAAGACGCGCGCGCTGATGCACGGGCACACGTTCTACGGCAACCCCCTGGGTGCGGCGGTGGCGCGAGAGGTGCTGGCCATCTACCGCGACGAGCAGATCCTCGAGCGCAGTCAGGCGCGCTGCGCGCAGCTCGCCACCGGCTTCGAGGCGCTGGCGCGGCTGCCCGGCGTGAAGCGTACGCGGGCGCTCGGGATGGTTGCGGCGGCCGACCTGGGCGACGGGGGATATCTCGCCAAGCTGGGCTGGGCCGTACACGACGAGGCTCGCGCGCGGGGGGCCCAGCTGCGCCCGCTGGGGGACACGGTATACGTCGTGCCCCCCCTCAACATCACGGAAGGCGCGCTGGACGAGCTGCTCTCCGTCGTCCACGCTAGCGTCGCCGCAGCGCTCGAGACGCAGCGTGTGCGCCCCTCCCCCTGA
- a CDS encoding response regulator encodes MAQPPPPPPDKPRVLCVEDEPAVLTLVSRLLEPIARVQTATDGMAALEILKASKRPPDLVITDVMMPRLDGHGLTKAMREDERLARVPVIMLTAKTGAMDVVSGINAGAKHYVTKPFKQEDLLAKVRKLLRL; translated from the coding sequence ATGGCCCAGCCGCCTCCGCCACCACCCGACAAGCCGCGCGTCCTGTGCGTGGAAGACGAGCCCGCCGTGCTCACCCTGGTCTCCCGCCTATTGGAGCCGATTGCCCGTGTGCAGACCGCGACGGACGGCATGGCGGCGCTCGAGATCCTGAAGGCCAGCAAGCGCCCGCCCGACCTGGTCATCACCGACGTCATGATGCCGCGCCTCGACGGCCATGGGCTCACGAAGGCGATGCGCGAAGACGAGCGCCTGGCGCGCGTGCCCGTCATCATGCTCACCGCGAAGACGGGCGCGATGGACGTCGTGAGCGGCATCAACGCTGGCGCCAAGCACTACGTCACCAAGCCGTTCAAGCAGGAAGACCTCCTCGCCAAGGTCCGCAAGCTGCTGCGCCTCTGA